The following coding sequences are from one Leptolyngbya sp. NIES-3755 window:
- a CDS encoding unknown protein (similar to AA sequence:cyanobase_aa:asr0148): MTNQAGNLSDHSTEIPEHILTALQVLAPEQRQQAFAFIEFLYQSQQATPQQQPIAPKKQRVFGQYAGKISMSEDFDDPLPDSFWLGES; encoded by the coding sequence ATGACAAATCAAGCAGGAAATCTATCTGATCATTCAACAGAGATTCCAGAGCATATCCTAACTGCACTGCAAGTTCTCGCACCTGAACAGCGTCAGCAAGCCTTTGCATTCATCGAATTTTTATATCAATCCCAACAAGCTACCCCTCAACAGCAACCTATAGCACCAAAGAAGCAACGAGTTTTCGGGCAGTATGCTGGCAAAATTTCGATGAGTGAAGACTTTGATGATCCTTTACCTGACTCTTTCTGGTTGGGTGAGTCATGA
- a CDS encoding hypothetical protein (similar to AA sequence:cyanobase_aa:alr0149) → MNLLLDSHVLIWLDVDPDALSARVRELLTDENNVWVASVVSVWEIQIKLQLGKLSLNLPFPELIENLQTTSDLQILPIELSHIWALEGLPNHHRDPFDRLIIAQAIATQLPIVSADSKFDRYPIDRLW, encoded by the coding sequence ATGAATCTTTTGCTCGACAGTCATGTTTTGATTTGGCTAGATGTTGACCCAGATGCTTTGTCAGCGCGAGTTCGTGAGTTATTAACTGATGAGAATAATGTTTGGGTGGCGAGTGTTGTCAGCGTTTGGGAAATTCAAATCAAACTTCAACTGGGTAAGTTGTCGCTGAACCTGCCTTTCCCTGAGCTAATCGAAAATTTGCAAACGACAAGCGATTTACAGATCTTACCGATCGAGCTATCTCACATCTGGGCACTAGAAGGATTGCCAAATCATCATCGTGATCCATTTGATCGATTAATAATTGCTCAAGCGATCGCGACTCAACTCCCAATCGTGAGTGCAGATTCTAAGTTCGATCGATATCCAATTGATCGATTGTGGTGA
- a CDS encoding unknown protein (similar to AA sequence:cyanobase_aa:asr0148), with amino-acid sequence MENQTTQVPEKILAALNTLSLDRQQQVFDFVEFLIQKQGNSEINLTQATAQPSKKRVLGQHKGMGWISDDFNDPLPDEFWFGEEGTGSPSA; translated from the coding sequence ATGGAAAATCAAACAACTCAAGTACCTGAAAAGATCTTGGCGGCTCTGAACACACTGTCTCTCGATCGACAGCAACAGGTGTTTGACTTTGTAGAGTTTTTGATTCAAAAGCAAGGAAATTCTGAAATAAATCTAACTCAAGCAACAGCGCAACCCAGTAAGAAGAGAGTTCTAGGTCAGCACAAGGGAATGGGCTGGATCAGTGACGACTTCAATGACCCACTACCGGATGAATTCTGGTTTGGAGAGGAAGGCACTGGGAGTCCTTCTGCATGA
- a CDS encoding filamentous hemagglutinin family outer membrane protein (similar to AA sequence:cyanobase_aa:LBDG_52950), whose protein sequence is MRRSLVCLGLVWMGLNERVNAQAVMPDGTLNTIVTVNRDRDFAITGGITAGTNLFHSFREFSIPTGGSVVFNNDTTVQNIFSRVTGGTVSSIDGILRTNGTANLFLLNPSGILFGSNAQLNVGGSFIGTSAQAVKFADQTEFSATAPTSLLTISAPIGLQLGTNPAAIEVRDQGHQLQFPSTFAPVIGAGQQTNGLNVNPNQTLALIGGALTLTGGVLNAPSGQIELGSVANGTVSLTPNSKGFAFGYDTVSAFRDIQLTERSTIDASGAGNATVQLVGRNIALTNGSIALIVNQMPQPGGNLRVIASESLQLSGRSSSNPEFGSLLVSDAFAGSSANISIVTPRLLMSDRGIVAPRLFGNGTGGSIQVNASTIQIDGAKDNSLELHSGFLPTALGTGNMGAFTLFADRLELLNGGYINASTAGSGTGSEVNIRADTIRIDGVNPIGQSSLIAAAAFSSGNAGNLTLNAREVILSNGGTASTSIFNSGKAGNVTINATESITVTGRLLESPFSTTDGIGSSANILPPAIRRLLNLPDRPTGHSGDVIVTTDRLSVLNGGEIKVDNQGSGNAGTVRLNANTIELKNRGSITAATTVGSGGNIELQARSLIARNQSAITATAGGSSNGGNLKINVPIILGLENSDLIANADRGRGGNISITTQSIIGLQQRDRLTPESDITASSESGINGTVQVNTIGIDPNSGLVELSEMLADSSQQVAAACVPNQGSSFVITGRGGIPQNPTDSFYSERPWADVRPIAQTTSTPISSKSIAEPLVEATSLYRNPQTGKVELIAGQTMRSRSNMTCAIEHK, encoded by the coding sequence ATGAGGCGCAGCTTAGTCTGTCTGGGGCTTGTGTGGATGGGTCTGAACGAACGAGTGAATGCTCAAGCAGTCATGCCTGATGGAACGCTGAACACGATCGTGACTGTGAATCGCGATCGAGATTTCGCAATCACAGGCGGCATCACAGCAGGAACAAACCTCTTTCACAGCTTCCGCGAGTTCTCGATTCCTACAGGTGGATCAGTCGTTTTTAACAATGACACTACTGTTCAGAATATCTTCAGCCGAGTGACAGGCGGTACAGTTTCCAGTATTGATGGCATCCTTCGCACTAATGGTACTGCTAATCTCTTTCTCCTCAATCCCAGTGGCATTCTGTTTGGGTCAAATGCTCAACTGAATGTGGGTGGCTCCTTTATTGGAACTAGCGCTCAAGCAGTTAAATTTGCAGACCAGACAGAATTTAGTGCAACGGCTCCAACTTCACTCTTAACGATCAGTGCTCCGATCGGATTGCAACTAGGCACGAATCCTGCTGCGATCGAGGTGCGCGATCAAGGTCATCAACTCCAGTTTCCTAGCACGTTTGCGCCTGTGATTGGAGCCGGGCAACAGACAAACGGATTGAACGTGAATCCGAATCAAACTCTAGCTTTAATTGGTGGAGCACTGACTTTAACAGGTGGTGTTTTGAATGCTCCATCGGGTCAGATTGAACTCGGAAGCGTTGCAAATGGAACCGTGAGCTTAACTCCGAATTCAAAGGGTTTTGCATTTGGATATGATACCGTTTCAGCTTTTCGAGACATTCAACTCACAGAGCGATCGACAATCGATGCGAGTGGAGCGGGCAATGCAACGGTGCAACTCGTAGGACGAAACATTGCTTTGACGAATGGTTCGATCGCGCTCATCGTCAATCAAATGCCTCAACCGGGTGGAAATCTGCGGGTGATTGCTTCCGAATCGCTGCAACTCTCAGGGCGATCGAGTTCAAATCCAGAATTCGGAAGTTTGCTTGTCAGCGATGCTTTTGCAGGTTCGAGCGCGAATATTAGTATTGTTACGCCTCGACTCTTGATGAGCGATCGCGGGATTGTTGCCCCTAGACTGTTTGGTAATGGAACTGGAGGGAGCATTCAGGTCAACGCTTCAACGATTCAGATTGATGGAGCTAAAGACAATTCGCTAGAACTGCACAGTGGCTTTTTACCGACTGCATTGGGCACAGGCAACATGGGAGCATTCACGCTTTTTGCCGATCGACTAGAATTGCTCAATGGCGGATATATCAATGCGTCTACTGCTGGAAGTGGTACGGGTTCTGAGGTAAACATTCGTGCGGATACGATTCGCATTGATGGTGTAAATCCAATTGGGCAATCTAGTTTGATTGCTGCGGCGGCTTTCTCAAGTGGAAATGCTGGAAACCTCACGCTCAATGCCAGAGAAGTCATCTTGAGCAATGGTGGAACCGCGAGTACTTCCATTTTCAATAGTGGTAAAGCTGGGAATGTCACTATTAATGCAACAGAATCGATTACGGTCACAGGTCGTCTGCTTGAAAGTCCTTTTTCGACAACAGATGGCATTGGTTCATCTGCAAATATCCTACCGCCTGCAATCCGAAGACTGTTAAACCTTCCCGATCGACCCACCGGACATTCGGGCGATGTGATTGTAACGACGGATCGCCTCTCTGTGTTGAATGGTGGCGAAATCAAGGTGGACAATCAAGGATCGGGAAATGCTGGAACTGTTCGACTGAATGCAAATACGATCGAGCTTAAAAATCGCGGCTCGATCACCGCAGCAACGACGGTAGGATCAGGCGGAAACATTGAGCTACAAGCCCGATCGCTGATCGCCCGGAATCAGAGCGCGATCACTGCAACAGCAGGCGGTTCTAGCAATGGAGGCAACCTCAAAATCAATGTTCCAATCATTCTAGGATTAGAGAACAGTGATTTGATCGCGAATGCCGATCGAGGTCGCGGCGGGAACATTAGCATTACGACTCAATCGATTATTGGCTTGCAACAGCGCGATCGCTTAACTCCCGAAAGTGATATCACCGCGAGTTCTGAATCCGGCATCAATGGAACAGTTCAAGTGAATACGATCGGCATTGATCCGAATTCAGGCTTAGTCGAACTCTCTGAAATGCTCGCAGATTCTAGCCAACAAGTTGCCGCTGCTTGTGTGCCAAATCAAGGAAGTAGCTTTGTAATCACTGGACGAGGAGGCATTCCGCAAAATCCAACTGATTCCTTCTACTCTGAGCGTCCTTGGGCAGACGTGCGACCCATTGCTCAAACAACTTCTACACCGATCTCATCCAAGTCGATCGCTGAACCTCTAGTCGAAGCAACGTCCTTGTATCGCAACCCCCAAACGGGCAAAGTCGAATTGATTGCAGGGCAAACCATGCGATCGCGCTCTAATATGACTTGTGCGATCGAACATAAATGA
- a CDS encoding hypothetical protein (similar to AA sequence:cyanobase_aa:NIES39_A04620;~virulence-associated protein VapC homolog), which produces MRYLLDTDHLSVLQRQTGNAYINLSSRMSQHPLEDFVVSIITFHEQLLGSHTYINQARNTNDLIEGYDRMKKLLETFIIFPSVLPFDRDAVMVFDKLRNQRIRGSTMDLRIASIALSRSLILLTRNQRDFEEIPNLVAQDWTVSTL; this is translated from the coding sequence ATGAGATACTTGTTGGACACTGACCATCTAAGCGTTTTGCAGCGTCAAACCGGAAATGCCTATATTAACCTGTCGTCTCGGATGTCTCAGCATCCACTAGAGGATTTTGTGGTTTCAATCATTACCTTTCATGAGCAGCTTTTGGGCAGTCATACTTATATTAATCAGGCTCGTAATACCAACGATTTAATAGAAGGCTACGATCGCATGAAGAAGCTGTTAGAAACCTTCATTATCTTTCCTTCAGTGCTTCCTTTCGACCGTGACGCTGTTATGGTATTTGACAAGTTGCGAAATCAGAGAATTCGAGGCTCAACAATGGATTTACGCATCGCTTCCATTGCGCTCTCCCGCAGCCTAATTCTACTCACACGCAATCAACGGGATTTTGAGGAAATACCAAATTTAGTGGCACAAGATTGGACAGTCTCAACACTCTGA
- a CDS encoding hypothetical protein (similar to AA sequence:cyanobase_aa:alr0149) — MRLLIDTHVFIWLNETPDRIPQQTIALLSNPDNELLLSLVSVWEMQIKIQLGKLQLQNPLQDILRTQQSVNDLQILSIELSHIWALEGLPNHHRDPFDRLLIALTIATQLSIVSADSKFDRYSIEQLW, encoded by the coding sequence ATGAGACTACTCATCGACACCCATGTTTTTATTTGGCTTAATGAAACTCCAGATAGAATTCCGCAGCAAACGATCGCACTGTTGAGTAATCCAGATAACGAATTGCTCTTGAGTCTGGTCAGCGTTTGGGAAATGCAAATCAAGATTCAACTGGGAAAATTGCAGCTTCAAAATCCGCTGCAAGACATTTTGAGAACACAACAATCTGTAAACGACTTGCAAATCTTATCGATCGAGCTATCTCACATCTGGGCACTAGAAGGATTGCCAAATCATCATCGTGATCCATTTGATCGACTGTTGATTGCACTCACGATCGCGACTCAACTCTCGATCGTGAGTGCAGATTCTAAGTTCGATCGATATTCAATTGAGCAACTGTGGTAA
- a CDS encoding hypothetical protein (similar to AA sequence:cyanobase_aa:Cyan7425_3724), producing MTSQTVNPSVEERLAALEAAVKELRQQAAKDQPQRNWLEQITGSFKDDPVFDEILRYGREFRRSDDSQDGQQENE from the coding sequence ATGACAAGTCAAACTGTTAACCCTTCTGTAGAAGAACGTTTAGCTGCTCTAGAGGCAGCAGTGAAAGAGTTACGTCAGCAAGCAGCAAAAGACCAACCGCAGAGAAATTGGCTAGAGCAGATTACAGGTTCATTCAAAGATGATCCCGTATTCGATGAGATTCTGCGCTATGGGCGCGAGTTTCGTCGATCTGATGATTCACAGGACGGTCAACAAGAAAACGAATGA